A region of Bacillus cabrialesii DNA encodes the following proteins:
- a CDS encoding ABC transporter ATP-binding protein: MMNEAVSVSNVTKHFQKKTAVNNISFSIKKGEIAAILGPNGAGKTTVISMLLGLLKPSQGEIKLLNRIPHDQKVREKIGVMLQEVSVMPGLKVNEILELCRSYYPKPLSMKELVSLTALTKEDLKTRAEKLSGGQKRRLSFALALAGNPELLIFDEPTVGMDTSSRHRFWQTIHGLADQGKTIIFTTHYLQEADDAAQRILFFADGRLVADGSPMQLRSRIQKQSVSFTLHSDESLEKLSRHPEVERVFHKHQRTIIQTSNTDKVLALIFQENIQARDIRIEHGTLDEAFRRLADVNREAM; the protein is encoded by the coding sequence GTGATGAATGAGGCAGTATCAGTAAGTAATGTGACAAAACACTTTCAGAAAAAAACAGCTGTAAACAACATCAGCTTCAGCATTAAAAAAGGAGAAATTGCAGCCATCCTCGGGCCGAATGGCGCAGGGAAGACGACCGTCATCTCTATGTTATTAGGATTGCTGAAACCGAGTCAGGGAGAAATCAAACTATTAAACCGGATTCCGCATGATCAAAAGGTTCGCGAAAAAATAGGCGTGATGCTGCAGGAAGTAAGTGTCATGCCGGGCCTGAAGGTGAACGAAATCCTCGAGCTCTGTCGAAGTTATTATCCGAAACCATTGTCTATGAAGGAATTGGTTTCGTTAACAGCCCTCACAAAAGAAGATTTGAAAACAAGAGCAGAAAAATTATCCGGCGGACAAAAACGCCGTTTGAGCTTTGCTTTGGCTCTTGCGGGCAACCCGGAGCTGCTTATATTCGATGAACCGACAGTCGGAATGGACACATCATCAAGACATCGATTCTGGCAGACCATTCATGGACTGGCGGACCAAGGAAAAACGATTATTTTTACAACTCATTATTTACAGGAAGCAGATGATGCCGCACAGCGAATCTTATTTTTTGCTGATGGACGGCTTGTGGCAGACGGCTCGCCAATGCAACTCCGCTCAAGGATTCAAAAACAGTCTGTTTCCTTTACGCTCCATTCAGATGAATCATTGGAAAAGCTGTCTCGACACCCGGAAGTAGAGCGAGTGTTCCACAAGCATCAAAGAACCATCATCCAAACATCAAATACAGACAAAGTGTTAGCGCTGATCTTTCAAGAAAATATCCAAGCGCGTGATATTCGAATTGAGCACGGAACGCTCGATGAGGCATTTCGCCGGCTGGCTGACGTAAACAGGGAGGCGATGTGA
- a CDS encoding alpha/beta fold hydrolase — protein MDEAILSRNHVKVKGSGKTSIIFAPGFGCDQSVWNAVAPAFEEDHRVILFDYVGSGHSDLRAYDQNRYRTLDGYAQDVLDVCEALELEETVFVGHSVGAVIGMLASIRRPALFSHLVMVGPSPCYLNDPPEYYGGFEEEQLLGLLEMMEKNYIGWAAVFAGTVLNQPDRPEIKEELESRFCSTDPVIARQFAKAAFFSDHREDLSKVTVPSLILQCADDIIAPAAVGEYMHKHLLHSDLRQMEARGHCPHMSHPEETIQLIGDYLKVHV, from the coding sequence ATGGACGAAGCGATTTTGTCTCGAAATCATGTGAAGGTGAAAGGCAGCGGCAAAACATCTATCATTTTTGCACCTGGTTTTGGATGCGATCAAAGTGTTTGGAACGCCGTGGCGCCAGCCTTCGAAGAAGACCATCGAGTGATTTTATTTGATTATGTCGGTTCGGGACATTCAGATTTGCGCGCATATGACCAGAATCGTTACCGGACACTTGATGGCTATGCTCAAGATGTTCTTGATGTTTGTGAAGCTTTAGAGCTTGAAGAGACCGTGTTTGTGGGGCACTCTGTCGGAGCTGTGATTGGAATGCTGGCTTCCATCCGCCGCCCGGCGCTTTTTTCCCATCTGGTGATGGTTGGCCCTTCTCCTTGCTATTTGAATGATCCGCCTGAGTATTACGGAGGATTTGAAGAGGAGCAGCTCCTTGGTTTGCTGGAGATGATGGAGAAAAATTACATAGGCTGGGCAGCTGTATTTGCAGGAACTGTTCTGAATCAGCCTGATCGGCCTGAAATCAAGGAAGAGCTAGAAAGCCGTTTTTGTTCTACTGACCCTGTGATTGCCCGCCAATTCGCGAAAGCCGCGTTTTTTTCTGATCACCGGGAGGATCTTTCAAAGGTAACGGTTCCCTCTCTTATTCTCCAATGCGCAGATGATATCATCGCACCTGCAGCAGTAGGTGAATATATGCATAAGCACCTGCTTCATAGCGACCTGAGACAAATGGAGGCTCGCGGGCATTGCCCCCACATGAGCCATCCTGAAGAGACGATCCAGCTGATCGGCGATTATTTGAAAGTACACGTGTAA
- a CDS encoding PP2C family protein-serine/threonine phosphatase, with amino-acid sequence MDKQLNDAPCGFLTLSEEGLILAVNRTLLKILNEEPEQVIGQHINTILTVPAQLFYQLYFVPLLKLEHHIEEMYISLKTRDGEEIPVLVNAVVKADRGATVTECILIPMRKRNEYENELLKARNAAQEALLAKQKANAELEIALGTLKAKQEELLEINKQNQQFKLNTKRELELARKIQENSLTEPIVNDQIQIDAYYKASSELSGDLYGFYQIDEHRYGIIILDVMGHGISSALITMSLHPLFQRQITQGLSPVKVMKELDRHLHSLFQNDEEARHYCTGVYLEIDTVRKRMDYVNAGHPPALWQGADGTQHPLHATAPPIGMFEDTEFQSRSLPYTEGGRLLLYTDGVMDPTASCYLFDLLKDNPDLPIAGLMEKILTSLHHHKEAHHQSDDECFIIVDVK; translated from the coding sequence ATGGACAAACAATTGAATGATGCACCATGCGGTTTCCTCACTTTGTCAGAAGAGGGTTTGATTTTAGCTGTCAACCGTACCTTGCTCAAGATTCTGAATGAAGAGCCAGAACAGGTTATTGGCCAGCATATAAATACAATTTTGACTGTTCCCGCACAGCTTTTTTACCAGCTCTATTTTGTTCCGCTTTTGAAGCTGGAGCATCACATCGAAGAAATGTACATTTCCTTGAAAACAAGAGATGGAGAAGAAATTCCCGTCCTTGTCAATGCTGTTGTAAAAGCTGATCGAGGAGCAACTGTCACCGAGTGTATTCTGATTCCGATGCGGAAGCGAAATGAATATGAAAATGAGCTGCTGAAGGCCAGAAACGCGGCACAGGAAGCTTTGCTTGCCAAACAGAAAGCCAATGCGGAGTTAGAAATTGCCTTAGGAACGCTGAAGGCAAAACAAGAAGAACTGCTTGAGATCAACAAACAAAATCAGCAATTTAAATTAAACACCAAAAGAGAGCTTGAGCTCGCAAGAAAGATTCAGGAAAACTCGTTGACTGAACCGATTGTAAACGATCAGATTCAGATTGACGCTTATTACAAAGCCTCCAGTGAGTTATCGGGTGATCTATACGGATTTTATCAAATCGATGAACATCGTTACGGCATTATTATTCTTGATGTGATGGGGCACGGGATTTCATCGGCTTTGATTACAATGTCTCTGCATCCATTGTTCCAGCGCCAGATCACGCAAGGCCTCAGTCCCGTCAAAGTCATGAAGGAATTAGACCGGCACCTTCACAGCTTGTTTCAAAATGATGAGGAAGCAAGACATTATTGCACTGGGGTTTATCTTGAGATTGATACAGTCAGGAAAAGAATGGATTATGTCAACGCAGGGCACCCGCCGGCATTATGGCAGGGCGCCGATGGAACCCAACATCCGCTGCACGCAACCGCGCCTCCGATCGGAATGTTTGAAGACACGGAGTTTCAATCAAGGAGCCTTCCATACACGGAGGGCGGAAGGCTCCTTCTGTATACGGATGGCGTGATGGACCCTACGGCTTCATGTTATTTATTTGATTTATTAAAGGATAATCCCGATTTGCCTATTGCTGGCCTGATGGAGAAAATCCTTACATCACTGCATCATCATAAGGAAGCCCATCATCAGAGTGATGACGAATGTTTTATAATAGTTGATGTGAAATAA